One Intestinimonas butyriciproducens genomic window, TCTGCCCTACGACCCCGCAGACCATACCCTGGCGGCCGACCGTTGCCGGGCACAGACCCTGTGCCGCCGCATCTGCCTGGACCCCTTCGGAGAGGCGGCGGCGCGGACGGCGCTGCTGAAGGAGCTTTTCGGCTCCACGGGGACAGACGTCTATGTAGAGCCGAATTTCCGCTGCGACTACGGCTACAACATCCATGTGGGCGAGGGCTTTTATGCCAATTACGACTGCATCATGCTGGACTCCGCGCCCATCACCATCGGCGACGGGTGCATGTTCGGTCCCCGGGTCAGCCTGATCACCGCCACCCATCCGGTGGAGGCAGAGCGCCGCTGCTGGCGGGACGACATCCCCTATGAGGGGGAATACGCGCGCCCCA contains:
- a CDS encoding sugar O-acetyltransferase, whose amino-acid sequence is MVMTEKEKMLAGLPYDPADHTLAADRCRAQTLCRRICLDPFGEAAARTALLKELFGSTGTDVYVEPNFRCDYGYNIHVGEGFYANYDCIMLDSAPITIGDGCMFGPRVSLITATHPVEAERRCWRDDIPYEGEYARPITIGDQVWLGAGVIVNPGVTIGDRAVIASGSVVTRDIPADSLAAGVPAVVKKRLNSV